In the Microplitis mediator isolate UGA2020A chromosome 5, iyMicMedi2.1, whole genome shotgun sequence genome, GTTTGGGCGCAGGCCATCACATCACGATgaccaataattattggtATTGCGTACTTTTGAACCGGAGTTGGTGTATCATAACCAGCCAAGGTAATGCTGTTTCTTATAATTTCTGTCAGCTTGACCTCGCTGAATGATGTGATGTGGGGTGGTATGTTATCACCAGTTGCCTCCACCGGGATATCCTCGTATTTGCTAAAGTTAATACCCGTGTTACCGATTCCAAAGAGCTCTTGCTCGAGTCGTTCGTCTCGGGTGGTGGGAACTGTCCAGTCCACCTCGCCTCTGCCTCCTTTTCCTCCCGAACGATCGGAGTCGTCCTTCCATCTGCCTCCCATTGATCCACCGCGTGAGTCATTTCTGTTGTCCTGCCAGCGGTCGTTTTTCTGTTGCTCGTTCCACCGATCATTTCCCACTGGACGGTCTCGCTCGCCGTATCCACCGGAACGAAAGTCTCGTCCGTTCTCCTGTGGGCGTCTGTTGCGCCCGAAGTTACCGAAATCAACGTCCCGATTGACCCGCACGTCTCTGTAACTGCTACCATGATCTCGGTCACGATCCTGATCGCGTGAATTCCCACGGTCTCTCTCCTGGTAACGCGAATTGGAAGAGGGTTCCTCTCTGCCAGATGTCCCGTTAGCTGTCAATTTGAAAGACAATCGTTAATTTATATTGTCATCTTAATCATTACGACTCTAGtaaatctattaattaattaattaataatctaatGCTATTGTTGACTCACTAGGTTTATTGCGTAAATGCGGTGGTACGTAGCGACCCCCACTTGGTTGTTGGGAGTCCTGCAAGTCCAGATCAGCTAACTGCAGAAAAAAACAGTGaatgttttattttcagtgctttcttaattgaattattaaaatattactaattagtaacaaataataaataaaatttgctaTCGCGGTCGTCGTCCCAGAtgacgaaaataaattttaaattatcgctCAAGGTTGcgacttgtaaaaaaaaattccatcatattaatccaaataattttccaaAGCACgtgttgcaaaaaaaaatgagtgaaaaatCACAGCGTGGAGAGCGTGCTCTTCCCGGAATTGATCGCCGCCATTACGCGATTCAGACGTCACGGAAATTTTAAGGTGATTTCcttaaaaatttcacaatGCAGATCAATTAATTCATGTCCATTGTGACATTTTTAACGCAACCATTAAgcgaaataaattaaaattcgtcataataaaatttatgaagaagcaaattattgaaattaaaacccAGAGAATGGGGAATGGCGGTTGTGTCAAGTACACAAGATCATACAATGATTTAGCTTTTTTATAACTTACACGCTGCTCTAGACCTGATCCATTTTGGTTGGCTGCATTACTCATATTACTCCGCCTCGTGCGTAGTTATTTTTCGTATCTCTTATTGCGTTAATTCGCTTATTTATTCGTTGTAGCAAACGTAagattaacaattaaattattaaacttaaaactTCCTATATGCACaagagaaatattttaaaagtctGAGTCTGAGATTTACGAGTACTGATCACACACGCTATCGCTATTCACCCGTCGGCAGGCTTGCCGCTATTCCAACTTCCAACGACACACAAAGGAAGCTTTTGAGGGTAAGGGTACAAATGTCTCTCCAACTATAGATATACAGACACTGCACACAATTATCCTGGTTCGGACAAACGTTTGAGAGCAACTGAGACAGACGACCCCTGCCAGAGTGTCTTTAGTGTATGGGTGATGGTGCTGCTCTGCTGTTGGCCGTAAGTTgcaataaaactaaaaataaaatggctgATAGTAGGAAACTCTGAGCAATATGGCCGTCCCACTACTTCCGGGCGGACTAGTTCATTTTGAATaccttcaattattttttatttaaatttaaattcaacttCTGGCGGGTCTTGGAGATGACTGcttgtataaaataattgacagCGTAAATTGGACTGGAGGATCAGAAAGGggtgaaattattattattttttttttaaataaataaatgaacaatgtgtgatcttttttatttttatttataatgataaagacAATTGACAAGATGGTTAACAGCCTAATCGTCTTTCTTGTTATCAGTTTTTCCTCCTCGTATTCTTCCTGTACGACGAGCAGCAATGAGACCAACTTTACGACCGGCACTTGTTCCACGTTTGACTGTGGATGCTTTACCAATGTGCTGGTGGTTACCTCCTCCGTGAGGATGCTCAACTGGGTTCATAGCAACACCACGAACCTGtaaatggaaatttaaattattttagatcagtttctataagaaaataattcaattccatggattttcattttttaaatcagtaaaaaaagtgTCCACATGAAATTCAGGTTTCAAATGTCAAAGCATCATCTAGACTAAAGTATTTCAcgtcactaatttcaaaaggaattttttttttaattgcgaaTCATAGTGTAGACTTATTCTaaagctgaaattttttttttttcaatttttagccATAAAAcgattggcaaaaaaaaattaaacgccCTTTTGAAATTCGAAACGCGATTTGTTGGGATGATCATCAAAAGTAATTGATGTAAGTAGACAATTACCTTAGGCCAGCAGTTCCTCTTGGCCTTGTACTTGTGGTAAGCACGTCCAGCCTTCAATATCGGTTTGTCAATACGTCCACCACCAGCAACAATACCAACCATGGCTCTGTTGTTGGAGGGAATGACTTTCTTTGCTCCAGATGGTAATTTTACTCGAGTCTTCTTGCTGTCAGGATTGTGGGCAATTACTGTTGCGTAGTTACCGGATGCACGGGCAAGTCGGCCACGATCTCCAGTCTTTTCTTCGAGGTTGCACACGATGGTACCCTCAGGCATGGTGCCAACGGGCATTACGTTCCCGATCTGGAGGGTTGCTGCAGTTTCAATTACCCACGTTAATTAAAtgccatttaaaataattcaattactgTGTTTTTTAATACCTTTCTTTCCACAGTATAAGAATTGACCAG is a window encoding:
- the LOC130668811 gene encoding 60S ribosomal protein L8 codes for the protein MGRVIRAQRKGAGSVFKSHTKRRKGAPKLRSLDYSEKHGYIKGVVKEILHDPGRGAPLAWVHFRDPYKFKTRKELFIAPEGMYTGQFLYCGKKATLQIGNVMPVGTMPEGTIVCNLEEKTGDRGRLARASGNYATVIAHNPDSKKTRVKLPSGAKKVIPSNNRAMVGIVAGGGRIDKPILKAGRAYHKYKAKRNCWPKVRGVAMNPVEHPHGGGNHQHIGKASTVKRGTSAGRKVGLIAARRTGRIRGGKTDNKKDD